The sequence GGCCGTAGTTTTCTTTGATCTTGACGAGTTCGGGGAAGACCCGCAGATGCCCCTTTTCGGCCTGTTGTCGGACAAATTCCGGGAAGCGCAACGTTTCAACGAGGAAGGGATGAAGCGGGAGAAGGCGTTTGGCGCTTGGGTTTTTCAGCTTCTTGTTGGCGAACCCATGAACATTCCTTTTCTTGTTGACATCCAGCACCCACAGCCCTTCTTCCTGACGGACATCTTCAACGTGGAGTTGGCACACCTCTTCACGCCGTGCGCCCGTGAAAAGGGAAAGAATGGGGCACCAGAAGTCGGACGGATGCAGGAATGTGTCTTCAACATATTGAGGCGAGTTGAAGATGTTTTTCAAGTCCTTGGTCGTGTACGGGGAGCGGTGTTCCGTTTCTGGCTTTTCTTCTTTTATCTTCAGACGGTGAGCTGGGTTGGCGGGAATAAGCTGCTCATCCTCGCACCATGTCAAAAATGATGAAATGTTGGTCAGATTGTTATTCACGGTGCTGACGGCAATCGTCTTGTCCGGTTCAAGGGCAACCATTTCTTCAATGGTTAGCTCTTTGAAGCGTTTGCTGTTTCGGAATCGGGGGAGCTGGAGCAGGGTATCCCGTACATGGCGCACAGATTGCCGGTCCACTTCGTCCACCGGAATGTCGCCGAGGATGTCGGTCAGGCTGTTGAGCGTGGACAGGATGTCATCGGCACTGCCCTCACTCCAGCGTTTGGCGGCGATCCTGTCCGCCTTGTAGCGTTTCAGGGCCTCGGTAAGCACGATTTGGGACTTGGTTTCCTGTGCAGGCTGTGGAGCCGCTGGTTCAGGCAGCAGAATGGTGTTTTCAAAGGCATAGTCGCCTTCGGCGCGATGGCTGATAATCCGGTAGTAGGCGATGAGGGCTTTCGTGAATTCGTGGGCGAACTCATCCGTCAGGTCAAAGGATTGGGGCGGCCCGAAAACGCCTCCCTCGGAGGCGAGAACCATGTATTCCCGCATGGTGTCATAGTCGCGGGAGACCAGGAGCCCTTTCAGGTGGTCGATGAGTTCTTCCGTCTTTCCCGGCACGTATTGCAGAATCGGATTGGGCGGGGTCAGGTTGTTGATGGATATCTGTTCATTCTCCTTGAGGAAACGCTCAAGGAAATCCCGCAGAAACAGCTTGATGCGGTCAAAATCATCCATGGGTAGCTCACCGTCTTGTATCCTGGTCAGGACTTGTTTCACGCAGGAGGCCAGTATTCTGGCCTTCGGCCTTGCTTCGGCCAGGTATCCCGTGCGCAGGGACATCCTGATCTCGGAGCGGCCCAGCGAGTGGCGCAGGGCGCTCGGAACAACGTGACGAAAGTAGTAGGTCGTGCCTTTCAAGTAAAGGTGATTCGGGGAGCGAGCGATTCGCGGCATGTGACGTCTCCGGCGACAGACGATTCCGGGTGCTTTGACCCACCACTTTGACCCCTTGGGGTCAAATCACGCCGAAAGAAGACGATCGTGCAAGTTGCCGGATAAAAAAGAAAAAGGGTTGCGGCCTGTTAGCCGCAACCCTTGATCATTCTGGTGCCGAAGAGAAGACTCGAACTTCCACGGGGGAACCCCCACTAGACCCTGAACCTAGCGTGTCTACCAATTCCACCACTTCGGCACGTTCAGAGGAAGGTAGGAATAGCCGCAGCCGGGTTCCATGTCAACAGGTGAGTGCATTCATTTGTGCCGATGGGGCGGCGCAAGGCTGTGGTTGCTGGTATCTCTTTGAATTGGATAGATATATTAGTTCATCAGATGGCGGCGTACGCCCGAAGAGGCAGGGGAGGGGGAGAAAAAAGGAACCCCGGAGCATGTCCGGGGTTCCGGTGGGATCGTGGCGCGCCCGAGAGGATTCGAACCTCTGACCTACGGATTCGTAGTCCGGCACTCTATCCAGCTGAGCTACGGGCGCGCAAAGGAAGACCTGTTTATGCTCAAGCCCGGCGTGAGGTCAAGCGATTTTTTAGGAATTGTCGAATTTGGTCTCGTATTTGTCCTCAAAGCCCTGGAGGAGGGTGGCGCTGCGGGCCTGGATGCGAATCAGTTCGGTGTCGGGGTGGAGGGCGAAGTCCTGGATGTATGGGTATTTCATGATGAATCGCTTGACGATGGCGTCAATGGTCTGCCCCTTGCGCAGGGGAACATGGACACCGTGGATGGTCAGGGCCAGGGCCGAGTCGGGCGAGTTGGGCAGATGGGTGGTGCGGTTATCGATGAGCAGGCTGACGTGGGCGCATTTGCGCAGGTTGCGGCTTTTGCGCGACGCCTTGCGCGTCAGGAAAAAGAATTTCATGGACGCATGGTCCAGGAGATAGGTCATGAGGGATGTGTGGGGCTCCAGACCATCGGAGGTGGCCAGTACGCACAGCTCCTGGCCGAGTATCAGTTGGTCGATGATTTGCTTTTTGTCCTTGCTCATGGAAAAGCTGTAGGGCAGTCCATGTCGGACCGCCATTATAAAACCGTGTGGCCGGAGCTTTTTCTCCAGCCAGAGGAGACATCGTGCCCGCACTCGATCATGCCATACGCGCCGCCGAGAACCTGCTGAACGGTCTCTTCGACATGGCGGAGCCCGCACAGGTCCGAGTGGCCTGGACAGGGGGCAAGGACTCGACCGTGGCCCTGTTTCTCTGGCGGGCCGTTCTGAACCATCATGGCTTGGGGCCTGTCCGGGCCATCTCCGTTGATACCGGCTGCAAATTCCCGGAAATCATCGCTTTTCGCGACACGGTGGCGCAGGAGTGGGGGGTGGATCTCCACGTGGCCCGGCCCGGGAAGGCGGCGTCGGACATTGCGTTTGCCAGCGATGTGATCGCTTGCTGCCGCGCTCTCAAGATCGAGCCGTTGACCCGAGCCCTGCGCGAGACCGGCACGACGCATCTCGTAAGCGGAATCCGCCGCGACGAGCATCCTGACAGGGCGGGGCGCATCCCCCTTGAGCTGCGATCGGCACCGCCCCATGTCATGGTCAATCCGCTGCTCGACTGGTCAGAAATCGACATCTGGGCCTTTCACGCCCAGTTCGGACTGCCCCATTGTCCGCTCTACGATCGGGGATACCGCTCGCTGGGCTGTCGTCCCTGCACGGCTGCGCCGGGCACGGGCCAGGGCGAGCGGGGAGGGCGCGAACAGGCCAAGGAGCGAGCCATGCGCACCCTCACCGGCCTTGGATATTTTTGATGAGCATTCAGATTTTTCTGTTCACACCGAGCGGGAGATAGTCCCGTCCAGAGCCTGGAGCCAATGGCTCCAGATGCCCGTCCCCCCTTGGGCTTCGGCTGCGTCAGCAAAATTGTAAATATCGGTTTTTGCAAGAAAAAAAGTCGGTTGGATAGGGCTTCTCGGAGGCGGTTTTCGTCGAAGGGGCCTTGACCAATCACTTCTCTTCACCTAATACCCCTTGGTTACTAGGCTAAGGGTTTGGTGCATTCGTAGCCGAAAACGGTTGGAGGTGAACTGTTTTCCGGCGACCGGTGTACTCGTGTCACTCTTCTGAAACGAGGTCATCATGTCGAATCTGCTCTTTCTTTTGATTCTCCTTCCCGCAGTGGCAGCTGCGGTCTGCTACTTCGTACGGTCAAGCGCCGTGCGGACGCTGACCGTGCTGGCCACCGGCGCGGTCCTAACGGCCGCGTCGCTGGCGCTGCTCGGGCAGGAGACTTCTGTGCCGTTGACCGTGGGGTCGGTCCTCGGCATTCCCAGCGATTTCCTGATTGCGGTCCTGGATTTCGCTCTCCTGGGTGTCATTTTCATGTATGGTGTGAAGCACAAGAGTCTGTTGATTCAGGGCTTCACCCTGGCCCAGGCCGTGCTTCTCGCCTGGTTTGAACTGTTCATGGTCAAGTCCGCCGAGGTTCCGGCCTTCGCTGGCGACCAGATCTCCGTGATCATGGTCCTGGTGGTGTCGATCATCGGTTCCCTGATCTGCATCTTCGCCATTCCCTATATGAAGGAGCACGAGGAGCATCTGCACCTGAAGAAATCGCGCCAGCCGCAGTTCTTCTTCTTCATGCTGCTTTTCCTGGGCGCCATGAACGGTCTGGTGCTCGCCAACAACATCCTGTGGCTCTACTTCTTCTTCGAGGTGACCACCCTGTGTTCCTTCATGCTCATCGGACATGACCGCACCGAGATCGCCATCAAGAACTCGGTCCGGGCCCTGTGGATGAACTCCCTTGGGGGCCTGGCCTTCGTGGTCGGCATGATGCTCGTCTACTCCAAGGTGGGCACCCTCGACATTTCGGCCATCCTGGCAGGCGGTCCCCAGGGGGCGCTGATGGTCACCGGAGTCGGTTTCCTGTGCCTGGCCGGGTTCACCAAGGCGGCCCAGGTTCCGTTCCAGAGCTGGCTTTTGGGCGCCATGGTCGCGCCCACCCCGGTATCGGCCCTGCTGCACTCCTCAACCATGGTCAAGGCGGGCGTGTATGTCGTGCTGCGCTTTGCCCCGGCCTTTGAGGGCACGCTGCTCTCCGACGGCGTGGCCGTGTGCGGTGCCTTCACCTTCCTTGCCTGCGCCGCCCTGTGCATCGGCCAATCCAACGGCAAGAAGATCCTGGCCTACTCCACCGTCTCGAATCTGGGACTGATCATTTGCTGCGCGGGGCTCAACACTCCGCTGGCCATCACCGCGGCCGTGCTGCTCATCCTCTTCCACGCCATCTCCAAGTCGCTGCTCTTCCTGTGCGTCGGCGCCATCGAGCAGGCCATCGGCTCGCGTGACATCGAGGATATGCGCGGTCTGTACGCCAAGTTCCCCCGTACAGCGACCATCACCATCATTGGCATCCTGACCATGCTCCTGCCGCCCTTTGGCGTGCTCATGGGCAAGTGGATGGCCCTGGAGGCCGCGGCCGCCAACATCTACGTCATCATCATGCTGGCCATGGGCTCGGCCCTGACCATGGTGTATTGGGCGCGTTGGGGCGGTTTGCTCATGGCCACCCGCGAGGCGGAGGCTCCCCGCGAGAAGCAGGCCGGCCTCATCAGCCTGCCCCTCATGACTCTGTGCCTTGGCGCGGTGGTTCTGTCCCTGGCCTCGCCGTGGGTCTATAATTCCATGCTGGCTCCCATGTTCAATGCCCCGCCCTTTGCCGTGAGCTTCGGCTCCCTGGATGCGGCCACCGGCTCCTTTGCCGTGGTGCCGCTGTTCCTGGCCCTGGGCCTTGGCGCAATATACGCGGTCAAGGCGGCCAGCGGGTTCCGCAAGGTGAAGATCGTGGCTCCCTACGTTTCCGGCTCCAATGTCGGCGAGGACGGGACCTACATCGGACCCATGAACGGCCCGGTTCCGTTCGCGGCTGGTAACATGTATCTGGGCGAGATCTTCGCCGAAGGCAGGCTCACGCCCATCTTCAACGCGCTGGCGGTCGCCTTGATCGTGCTCATGCTGGGAGGGGCTCTCTAATGGATACGCTTATTCTCGTCATCATCGGCCTTGTGGCCGGTCCGGTCATCGGCGGTCTGGTCGCCGGTCTGGATCGCCGGGTGACCGCCTGGTTCCAGTCCCGCCAGGGTCCGCCGATCATGCAGGCCTTCTACGACGTAGCCAAGCTGCTCGGCAAAGAGAAAATGGTCGTCAACCAGTGGCAGATCCTTTGCGCCTGGGTGTACCTCATTGCCGCCGCCGTGTCGGTGGCGCTCTTCTTCGCCCAGGGCGACCTGTTGGTGATCTTCTTTGTCCAGGCCGTGGGAGCGGTTTTCCTGGTGATGGGCGCCATGTCCGCCAAGTCTCCGTACTCCCAGGTGGGCGCACAGCGCGAGCTGATGCAGATTCTGGCCTATGAGCCGGTGCTCATCCTCGTGTTCGTGGGCATCTATCTGGTCACGGGCAGCTTCTCCATCAGCTCCGTGTGGGAGCTTGAGCAGCCCCTGCTGGCCAAGATGCCGCTCCTGTACCTGGCTCTGGGCTATGCCCTGACCATCAAGCTGCGCAAGTCGCCCTTCGACTTCTCCACCTCCCATCACGGTCATCAGGAGCTGGTCAAGGGTGTGCTCACAGAGTACTCCGGGCCGTATCTGGCCCTGGTCGAAATCGCCCACTGGTACGAGACCGTGCTGGTGCTCGGCCTGTGCGCCCTGTTCTGGTCCACCAACGTCTTCTGGATGGCGGCGCTGCTGATAGGCACCTACGCCCTGGAAATTCTTGTGGACAACACCATGGCCCGCATGACCTGGCGCTGGATGCTCAAGCGCGTCTGGCTGCTGGGCATGGGCATGTCCGTCGTTAACCTCATCTGGCTGTACGCGGGGTAAGTCATGTTCGGTTCATTCATCAAGAAATCTCGCGCCAAGTCCCCGTGGATCATGCACTTTGACTGCGGTAGCTGCAACGGCTGCGATATCGAGGTTCTGGCCTGCCTGACGCCCCTTTACGACGTGGAGCGGTTCGGCATCATCAATGTGGGCAACCCCAAGCACGCCGATGTGCTGCTGGTGACCGGCACGGTCAACCACCGCAACAAGAAGGTGCTCAAGAACATCTACGACCAGATGCCCGAGC is a genomic window of Pseudodesulfovibrio alkaliphilus containing:
- a CDS encoding site-specific integrase, with translation MREYMVLASEGGVFGPPQSFDLTDEFAHEFTKALIAYYRIISHRAEGDYAFENTILLPEPAAPQPAQETKSQIVLTEALKRYKADRIAAKRWSEGSADDILSTLNSLTDILGDIPVDEVDRQSVRHVRDTLLQLPRFRNSKRFKELTIEEMVALEPDKTIAVSTVNNNLTNISSFLTWCEDEQLIPANPAHRLKIKEEKPETEHRSPYTTKDLKNIFNSPQYVEDTFLHPSDFWCPILSLFTGARREEVCQLHVEDVRQEEGLWVLDVNKKRNVHGFANKKLKNPSAKRLLPLHPFLVETLRFPEFVRQQAEKGHLRVFPELVKIKENYGHKLGERFSEFRKTIELEEAEGVKDFHSLRHTFSNFFKQKKMQDDPFEQTFGHKLKKMSAERYGGRFPASMCFEEVIAHLDYGVDMSHLAKSKFVPR
- a CDS encoding pyridoxamine 5'-phosphate oxidase family protein translates to MSKDKKQIIDQLILGQELCVLATSDGLEPHTSLMTYLLDHASMKFFFLTRKASRKSRNLRKCAHVSLLIDNRTTHLPNSPDSALALTIHGVHVPLRKGQTIDAIVKRFIMKYPYIQDFALHPDTELIRIQARSATLLQGFEDKYETKFDNS
- a CDS encoding phosphoadenosine phosphosulfate reductase family protein, producing MPALDHAIRAAENLLNGLFDMAEPAQVRVAWTGGKDSTVALFLWRAVLNHHGLGPVRAISVDTGCKFPEIIAFRDTVAQEWGVDLHVARPGKAASDIAFASDVIACCRALKIEPLTRALRETGTTHLVSGIRRDEHPDRAGRIPLELRSAPPHVMVNPLLDWSEIDIWAFHAQFGLPHCPLYDRGYRSLGCRPCTAAPGTGQGERGGREQAKERAMRTLTGLGYF
- a CDS encoding NADH-quinone oxidoreductase subunit 5 family protein, which produces MSNLLFLLILLPAVAAAVCYFVRSSAVRTLTVLATGAVLTAASLALLGQETSVPLTVGSVLGIPSDFLIAVLDFALLGVIFMYGVKHKSLLIQGFTLAQAVLLAWFELFMVKSAEVPAFAGDQISVIMVLVVSIIGSLICIFAIPYMKEHEEHLHLKKSRQPQFFFFMLLFLGAMNGLVLANNILWLYFFFEVTTLCSFMLIGHDRTEIAIKNSVRALWMNSLGGLAFVVGMMLVYSKVGTLDISAILAGGPQGALMVTGVGFLCLAGFTKAAQVPFQSWLLGAMVAPTPVSALLHSSTMVKAGVYVVLRFAPAFEGTLLSDGVAVCGAFTFLACAALCIGQSNGKKILAYSTVSNLGLIICCAGLNTPLAITAAVLLILFHAISKSLLFLCVGAIEQAIGSRDIEDMRGLYAKFPRTATITIIGILTMLLPPFGVLMGKWMALEAAAANIYVIIMLAMGSALTMVYWARWGGLLMATREAEAPREKQAGLISLPLMTLCLGAVVLSLASPWVYNSMLAPMFNAPPFAVSFGSLDAATGSFAVVPLFLALGLGAIYAVKAASGFRKVKIVAPYVSGSNVGEDGTYIGPMNGPVPFAAGNMYLGEIFAEGRLTPIFNALAVALIVLMLGGAL
- a CDS encoding respiratory chain complex I subunit 1 family protein — translated: MDTLILVIIGLVAGPVIGGLVAGLDRRVTAWFQSRQGPPIMQAFYDVAKLLGKEKMVVNQWQILCAWVYLIAAAVSVALFFAQGDLLVIFFVQAVGAVFLVMGAMSAKSPYSQVGAQRELMQILAYEPVLILVFVGIYLVTGSFSISSVWELEQPLLAKMPLLYLALGYALTIKLRKSPFDFSTSHHGHQELVKGVLTEYSGPYLALVEIAHWYETVLVLGLCALFWSTNVFWMAALLIGTYALEILVDNTMARMTWRWMLKRVWLLGMGMSVVNLIWLYAG
- a CDS encoding NADH-quinone oxidoreductase subunit B family protein, which translates into the protein MFGSFIKKSRAKSPWIMHFDCGSCNGCDIEVLACLTPLYDVERFGIINVGNPKHADVLLVTGTVNHRNKKVLKNIYDQMPEPKAVIAIGACGNTGGVFRDAYNVVGGVDKVIPVDVYVPGCPAKPEAIIDGVVVGLGKFAQKVEEAE